CAGTCTGTCGATAGCACTTTTCATCGTTTCGCCATCGATGAATTTCATTGTATAGAAAGGATGCATGTTTTCACCATAGACGCCTTTGCTGTATACAGGGACGATTCCTGGATGTTCCAGCTTACCTGTAATCTTGGCTTCCATCGTAAACCGTCTTTGGCATAATGGATCGTCTGCCCGGGATTCCTGGATTTGCTTCCAAGCAACATCACGATCAAATTCCCGGTCACGAGCTAAAAAAACTTTGCCTAGCGATCCCGAGGCGTGCTCTTTCAAAAGTTTATATCGATCACTTCCCTCGGCCACGTCGTCCCCCACTCCATCCTGAAGTGGCTCAAAGAAACCTTCTTGATTTGAAGCCTCATGATGTCGCACAAGCGTCAAAACTTCATCACGGAGCGATGTGTCATCGCCGCAAGCCTCTGCAAGAAACTTATCACGCTCATCGTTAGGTCGATCCAACACAGCTTCAAATAATTCTTCTAAACGGTGAGCTCTGTCATTCATTGTCTGCTCCTTCACCAGTCCATTCTTTACGAATATATGCAGTAGCCATCGACCAGCGACGCTTAACTGTTGAGTTTGAGATCTCCAGCATTTCTGTGATTTCGTTTTGCTGACATCCCATGTAGAAGTGCAGATTAAATACTATGAAGGCGTCCTGGTGCTCTGACGCTAAGCGATCTACAATTTCGTGCAAAGCCACGGCCTCTTGAGGATCATTGATTTTCACATTCAACGGATCATTGAGTGGAATCCTTGGAGGAGCAACTCGTCTTCCCCCTTCTTCAATGCCTCCCCTCTTCTTGGCGGTACGTCGGCGGTAATGATCGATCAAAATACGCCGCATAACCTTGGACGCGGCAGCAAAGAACTGTTCCCGACTCTCCCACTCAATGTCGTGAGCTTGCATTAGCTGGAAAAAAGCATCATCGCTGAGGCAGGTTGCCTGTAATGTGTTGTACCCCTCTTTACTCAGATGTCTCCATGCAATCTGCTTGAATTGGTTCTGAACAGACCGGAATAACTCTTCCATGGCCTGTTCTTCGGTCTTAGCAAGTTCAAGGTACTTTGTGATGTCAATTGAATCGTCTGACATGGCCCGCGTCCCCTTTCGAAAATTTTTTAGATTTCCTGAGCTCTCTCGCCCGGAAATTCGCAGTACTGGTTGGACAGGGATGAAACTAGTCCATTTTCAGGAGCTATAGGACACCTATAAACCCCCAAACCAGAAAGGTAGACAAATGTTAGTAAAACAAGAGAGTCAACGCCTGTCAATTCTTGTTGACGCAGACAATGCGGAAATACT
This genomic interval from Gimesia alba contains the following:
- a CDS encoding ECF-type sigma factor, whose product is MSDDSIDITKYLELAKTEEQAMEELFRSVQNQFKQIAWRHLSKEGYNTLQATCLSDDAFFQLMQAHDIEWESREQFFAAASKVMRRILIDHYRRRTAKKRGGIEEGGRRVAPPRIPLNDPLNVKINDPQEAVALHEIVDRLASEHQDAFIVFNLHFYMGCQQNEITEMLEISNSTVKRRWSMATAYIRKEWTGEGADNE